Genomic segment of Tomitella fengzijianii:
GTCGGCGTGCCGAGCAGTCCCTCACCGCAGGTCGCCAAGCCCAATTCCGCCGCGCCGGCCTTTTCCAGCTCTCGACGAGCACGCTCGATCTCTTCCTGCGCGCTCGATCCCTTGATCGCCAACATCCGGCCGCCCTTACGGACCAGGGGGAGCGACCACGGGACGAGTCGCTCCAGCGGTGCCACCGCACGGGACGTCACATAGTCGGCGCCGCCCGCCTCCTTGATCACCCCCGATTGCTCAGCCCGTCCGCGAACGACGACCGCGCCGAGCCCGAGTCTTTCATTGACCTCGCCGAGATACCGGGTCCGACGCAGGAGCGGTTCGACGAGCGTAATCGTCAAATCCGGGCGCGCGATCGCAAGAGGGATCCCCGGCAGTCCGGCGCCGCTGCCGATGTCGACCACAGTCGCGCCGTCCTCGATCAGCTCGCCCAACACAGCGCAGTTCAGGATGTGACGCTCCCACAACCTAGGGATCTCGCGTGGACCAATGAGACCCCGCTCCACGCCATCGGAGGCGAGTGAATCGTGATACCTGACGGCAAGCGGCAGCCGATCTCCGAACACGCGCTCCGCGGCTTCCCGCATGGACTCCGGAACGTCTTGTTCCACGTGAAACAACCTCGCTCATGACAGACGGTTCGATTCTGGACAGAACTACATTGCTGTAATTCAGACCCCGGGGTCACCGGCACATCGCCCCCGCTCGCGACGCACAACACATGGGGGCACACCCGCTATGCAGGCGCCGGGAACCATTGTCACCGGAGCGCGATGCGGCGCACAAGCCCGGTGGCCCGGGCTGTGGATAACCCGTGAAGGCGCCGGGGAACCGCCTGCGCCGTCCGCCCCCTCCGAAACACATCCGGCCCCCCAGTACGAGACTGCGGGGCCGGTTCCGCTAGCGATTGTCGCCGATCATCACTCCGGGAGGACGACTACCCGCCGCGATGCGTCGGCGCCCACGCTCTCGCTGTACACACCATCGACCGCCGCCACGGCATCGTGGACGATCTTGCGCTCGAACGGCGTCATCGGCTTGAGCTCCTCGCGCTCCCCGCCATCCTTGACGCGCTCGGCGACCGACGTGCCCAGCCGGGTCAGCTCCGTCCGCTTGTCCGCGCGCCAGCCGGCCACGTCGAGCATCAGGCGGCTGCGGACGCCGGTCTGCTGCTGGACGGCCAGGCGGGTCAGTTCCTGCAGGGCATCGAGAACGTCGCCCGTACGGCCCACCAGGTGCCCCAGATCGCGGCCGCCATCGATGCTGACCACGGCTCGGCGACCCTCGACGTCCATATCGATATCGCCGTCGTAGTCGAGCACGTCGAGCAGCTGCTCGAGGTAGTCGCCGGCGATCTCGCCCTCCTCGACGAGCAGATCCTCGCCCCTGAGACCGGAACCGTCCTGCTCGCCGTCCGATCCCTCGCCGTTCTCCTCCGGTTCCGCCGGTGAGGTCGCGTCGGCCTGGGCGGCGGCCGGGTTGTTCTCAGCCTGCGCCTCTTCGGGCTGCAGCAGATCATCGTGAGCCACGTGGTCTCTCCTTGTCTCGTGCCCCTGCGGGGGAAGCTTCGTCATCGCGTGCGGGGGGCTGATCTCGGTGGTCGGCCGCGTCACCGGCCGTGCGTGGGGGAGCGCGACCGTCAGCGGCGCTTCTTCTTGCCGCCGCCGGACTTGTTCTGCGGCCCCTTGCCACCGGGTCTCTGCCCCTGCGGATGCCGCTTCTGGCCCTGTCCCGACCGGTTCTGCGCACCGGCGCGATTCTTGCCCTGCTGGCCCTTCTGGGCGTTCGGTTTCTGCCCCGGCCCCGGCTTCTTCTTCGCCGCCTGCTGCGGGACGCCGCCCCCCGCGTCAGTACCGGACTGCGTCGTGTCGTCCTCGGCGGAGCCGGCCTCGCCGACGGCGGCTCCCGCATCATCATCCGAGACCACAGTGCCGTCGATCACCGCGGCAGAGCCCTTGGCGCGCCCCTTCTTCCCCTGCGCCGGCCGGGCGCCGGGCTTGGGGGCCCGATCGGCGCGCACCTGCTCCAGCCGCTCCTTCTTCGCCTCTTCTTCCTTCGTGATCTTCTTGAACACGTAGTGCTGCTGGACCACGGTCCACGCGTTGTTGCTCACCCAGTAGATCAGGATGGCGACAGGCAGGAACGAACCCGAGACCAGGACGCCGAGCGGGAACACGTACACCGCCAGCTTGTTCATGATCTTCGCCTGCGGCTGCGTGGCGGCATCCGGGCTCTGCCGGGCGACGGACGCCTTGGCGTTGAGGTGGGTGGCGATCGCGGCGATGACCATCAGCGGAACGGCGACGGCCGCGATCTGCCAGCGCGA
This window contains:
- a CDS encoding Jag family protein; the encoded protein is MAHDDLLQPEEAQAENNPAAAQADATSPAEPEENGEGSDGEQDGSGLRGEDLLVEEGEIAGDYLEQLLDVLDYDGDIDMDVEGRRAVVSIDGGRDLGHLVGRTGDVLDALQELTRLAVQQQTGVRSRLMLDVAGWRADKRTELTRLGTSVAERVKDGGEREELKPMTPFERKIVHDAVAAVDGVYSESVGADASRRVVVLPE
- the rsmG gene encoding 16S rRNA (guanine(527)-N(7))-methyltransferase RsmG: MFHVEQDVPESMREAAERVFGDRLPLAVRYHDSLASDGVERGLIGPREIPRLWERHILNCAVLGELIEDGATVVDIGSGAGLPGIPLAIARPDLTITLVEPLLRRTRYLGEVNERLGLGAVVVRGRAEQSGVIKEAGGADYVTSRAVAPLERLVPWSLPLVRKGGRMLAIKGSSAQEEIERARRELEKAGAAELGLATCGEGLLGTPTTVVTAVRATRRVARSQ
- the yidC gene encoding membrane protein insertase YidC, with translation MLDFIYWPVSWIMRMWYKFFELVGLGSQSAITWVLSVVFLVFTLRVILYWPAVKQIRTTRQMQELQPQIKALQKKYKNDRQRMAVEMQKLQKEHGFNPLLGCLPMLAQAPVFIGLFHVLRSFNRTGGIGNVVNVCEDIPDPAQCASFNASLANYAFTPEDVNNFLHANIFGVPLSSYITQAEASFAGFFGFVDYPSRWQIAAVAVPLMVIAAIATHLNAKASVARQSPDAATQPQAKIMNKLAVYVFPLGVLVSGSFLPVAILIYWVSNNAWTVVQQHYVFKKITKEEEAKKERLEQVRADRAPKPGARPAQGKKGRAKGSAAVIDGTVVSDDDAGAAVGEAGSAEDDTTQSGTDAGGGVPQQAAKKKPGPGQKPNAQKGQQGKNRAGAQNRSGQGQKRHPQGQRPGGKGPQNKSGGGKKKRR